Proteins encoded within one genomic window of Onychostoma macrolepis isolate SWU-2019 chromosome 11, ASM1243209v1, whole genome shotgun sequence:
- the lsg1 gene encoding large subunit GTPase 1 homolog: MGKKKTRGEGSGLGRTLIKERLNAGRGYRRNDTWLHTSELNDGYDWGRLNLQSVTEQSSLDDFLATAELAGTEFVAEKLNIKFVPAEARAGLLSAEESTRLKKLHEDNKQLLRIPRRPPWDESTSPEVLQQNERDSFLIWRRELARLEEEQKLILTPFERNLDFWRQLWRVIERSDVVVQIVDARNPLLFRCPDLEKYVKEVSAHKVNMLLLNKADLLTREQRRVWARYFQKEGIRAVFWSALAEAQRLEAEEKGEEPMDQEDQSDTEQEATSKNVTDLHEENSTSPNEKDESEQDEEEGRVCVDETEWQTCSEESGDEDHAEERPESTTVSSFYNSSRLLRKNELLEMFKSVHSGLTCKDEQITVGLVGYPNVGKSSTINTILRNKKVSVSATPGHTKHFQTLFVDPGLCLCDCPGLVMPSFVSTKAEMICSGILPIDQMRDHVPAISLVCQTIPRTVLEGTYGINIIRPREDEDPDRPPTYEELLMAYGYMRGFMTAHGQPDQSRSARYVLKDYVSGKLLYCHPPPHINPKDFQPQHARFARQSGEDEQISSNADKRSKVKRIENTVDKHFFHQENVQALTKGVQMVMGYKPGSGPVRPGNANTEQHTGKPWKKHGNRNKKEKVRRLNKHLDA, from the exons ATGGGAAAGAAGAAGACTCGTGGGGAGGGTTCGGGGTTGGGGAGAACTTTAATAAAGGAGCGACTGAACGCAGGCCGTGGATACAGGAGAAATGACACATGG CTTCACACCAGTGAGCTGAATGATGGATATGATTGGGGTCGACTCAACCTACAGTCTGTCACAGAGCAGAGCTCTCTGGACGACTTTCTGGCCACAGCTGAACTTGCTGGAACTGAATTTGTTGCAG agaagCTGAACATAAAATTTGTCCCAGCTGAAGCGAGGGCCGGCTTGCTTTCTGCTGAGGAGTCCACACGACTGAAGAAACTCCATGAGGACAACAAACAGTTGTTACGAATTCCCCGAAG GCCTCCTTGGGACGAGAGCACAAGCCCTGAGGTTCTGCAGCAAAACGAGAGGGACAGCTTCCTTATATGGAGAAGAGAACTGGCTCG GTTGGAAGAGGAACAGAAGTTGATTCTTACCCCTTTTGAGAGGAATCTTGATTTCTGGAGGCAACTCTGGAGAGTTATTGAGAGGAG TGATGTTGTGGTTCAAATCGTTGATGCCAGAAACCCGCTTCTCTTCCGCTGTCCAGATCTT GAAAAATATGTAAAAGAGGTCTCAGCTCACAAAGTAAACATGCTTCTTCTGAACAAAGCCGACCTGCTCACTAGAGAACAACGGCGAGTTTGGGCCCGATACTTCCAGAAAGAGGGGATCAGAGCAGTGTTCTGGTCTGCTTTAGCTGAGGCACAACGACTCGAGGCGGAGGAGAAG GGAGAAGAGCCGATGGACCAAGAGGATCAGAGTGATACGGAACAGGAAGCAACCTCCAAAAATGTCACAGATCTTCATGAGGAAAATAGCACTTCACCTAATGAAAAAGATGAGAGTGAGCAGGATGAAGAAGAAGGAAGAGTCTGTGTTGATGAGACAGAGTGGCAGACATGCTCTGAGGAATCAGGAGATGAAGATCATGCTGAGGAGAGACCAGAATCCACAACGGTTTCATCTTTCTACAACTCCAGCCGTTTGTTACGCAAAAATGAGCTGCTGGAAATGTTTAAGTCTGTGCATTCTGGGCTGACGTGCAAAGATGAACAAATCACAGTTGGATTG GTGGGATATCCTAATGTTGGAAAAAGCTCTACCATCAACACCATCCTGAGGAATAAGAAAGTCTCAGTTTCAGCTACACCTGGACACACAAAGCATTTTCAG ACTCTGTTTGTTGATCCTGGTCTCTGCCTGTGTGATTGTCCCGGACTGGTCATGCCTTCTTTTGTGTCCACCAAAGCCGAGATGATTTGCAGCGGGATCCTACCCATTGATCAGATGAGAGATCATGTTCCAGCCATCTCTTTG GTATGTCAGACTATCCCTCGAACTGTGCTGGAGGGGACCTACGGAATCAACATCATCAGACCAAGAGAGGATGAGGACCCCGATCGACCCCCCACCTATGAGGAACTGCTCATGGCTTATGGAT ATATGAGAGGCTTCATGACAGCACATGGCCAGCCAGACCAGTCAAGATCAGCCCGTTACGTTTTGAAAGACTATGTCAGT GGTAAACTCCTTTACTGCCACCCTCCACCCCACATCAACCCTAAAGACTTCCAGCCTCAGCATGCCAGGTTTGCCAGGCAGAGTGGAGAAGATGAACAGATTTCTAGCAATGCCGACAAACGCTCAAAAGTCAAACGCATAGAGAACACAGTGGATAAACATTTCTTTCATCAA GAAAATGTGCAAGCGCTGACCAAGGGTGTGCAGATGGTGATGGGTTATAAGCCTGGAAGTGGTCCTGTTCGGCCTGGAAATGCAAACACGGAACAACATACTGGGAAACCCTGGAAAAAACACGGTAACCGGAACAAGAAGGAGAAAGTGAGAAGACTCAACAAACATCTGGATGCATAA
- the fam43a gene encoding protein FAM43A: MLPWKKNKFELIEEDKQQSKQKGYAVSLNYSALTSFAKSCPESALNRVGSMFKSKRKKVKITSEDPTYTVLYLGNATTIQSKGDGCTDVAVSKIWGKSEMGKNGTKMKLTISSQGIRMVHVDEKTKRPGHLYLLHRITYCVADPRLPKIFAWIYRHEMKHKAVMLRCHAVLVSKPEKAKAMALLLYQTSATALAEFKRLKRRDDARHQQQQLIGEQTIPLVPLRKLLNGQCYYKPPVERSRSAPKLGSITEDLIGEEEEEKAMHFECEDILDTVSDCVANGKQELCQIINDLGSMSIGNDVQTLKADLRVTRLLSGESTSSESSIDSNQEIVSLANGTVDGKVQEVG, encoded by the coding sequence ATGTTGCCTTGGAAGAAGAACAAATTCGAGCTGATCGAGGAAGACAAGCAGCAGTCCAAGCAGAAGGGCTATGCCGTGAGCCTCAACTACTCCGCGCTCACCTCCTTCGCCAAATCCTGCCCAGAAAGCGCACTCAACAGAGTCGGGAGCATGTTCAAATCCAAGAGGAAAAAGGTGAAAATCACCAGCGAGGACCCTACGTACACGGTCTTGTACCTGGGGAATGCCACCACCATCCAGTCCAAGGGAGATGGATGCACAGACGTGGCCGTTAGTAAGATCTGGGGCAAGAGCGAGATGGGCAAGAACGGCACCAAGATGAAGCTGACCATCAGCTCGCAGGGCATCCGCATGGTCCACGTCGACGAAAAGACGAAGAGACCGGGACACCTGTATTTATTGCACAGGATCACCTACTGTGTCGCAGACCCGCGGCTCCCCAAGATCTTCGCCTGGATCTACCGGCACGAGATGAAGCACAAGGCGGTGATGCTGCGCTGCCACGCCGTGCTGGTGTCCAAGCCGGAGAAGGCGAAGGCCATGGCGCTGCTCCTCTACCAGACCTCCGCGACAGCGCTGGCCGAGTTTAAAAGACTCAAAAGAAGGGACGACGCCAGGCATCAGCAACAGCAGCTGATCGGGGAGCAAACGATCCCCCTGGTGCCCCTGAGGAAGCTGCTAAACGGACAGTGTTACTACAAGCCCCCGGTGGAGCGCAGCAGGAGCGCACCCAAGCTGGGCTCCATCACGGAGGACCTGAtcggggaggaggaggaggagaaagcCATGCACTTTGAGTGCGAGGATATTCTGGACACTGTCAGCGACTGTGTGGCCAACGGCAAGCAAGAACTGTGCCAGATTATCAATGACTTGGGCTCCATGAGTATAGGCAACGACGTGCAGACACTAAAAGCCGATTTGAGGGTGACTCGCCTGCTGTCTGGGGAGAGCACAAGCAGCGAGTcttccatagacagcaaccAAGAGATCGTTTCTCTTGCAAACGGCACTGTGGATGGGAAAGTGCAAGAAGTCGGCTGA